One window of the Lytechinus variegatus isolate NC3 chromosome 3, Lvar_3.0, whole genome shotgun sequence genome contains the following:
- the LOC121410917 gene encoding glutamate receptor-interacting protein 2-like isoform X1 — protein sequence MPLRMKKGWNWRTTKLSLWMLDILRMDDDDSRKGKAKTSQELALQNEVSTIPEEVRAYSIVELEKSPGVGFGLTISGGIDKDGRPRVTNMRPGGVAHRSDVLQTGDFITAVNNVKTATLRHDEVITLLKNAGNKVSLEIEYELPGYAPMSPSTGYSKTLDVRLTREDGSYGFTIRGGVNATSSKTRPLVVTHIRPGGPSDREGSLKVGDRLVAVETTNLSQASHMEALNIIRQGGNTAVLRFEYDVSIMEAVKNATGPLLVEVSKTPGAHLGVGLSSIPRNGKSVIIIDNLKPASIADRCGALHVGDEILTIDGLTTTHMGVAEAMKLLASGTEQVKLEILPVSQMTPRLTYHRDMQKMGGQASRSTTPLMPGYSHSSLSRVGTMNSQNTRQQSSTLARKLRSKGHKTGSMLSLASTINGLSSPQVCHTDTVEVTLYSRTGDYGIQLQSGVFATEILGSPAVVGFVEPGGKAEKSGVMQAGDRLIAINGSYTEDMTADEANHILRESAPQVTLEIEFDIAESVVPSSGVFNVKLPVSEMGLGITLTSLKHRKLGDGLLISTVKKGSVANRSGTLEPGDQVLAIDDIHLDSITVEEAMHLLAQADEIVKLKVKKNEAYSDEPDVSGAISYSVELVRHGGPLGITISGTEEPFDPVIISGLTENGLAERTGAIHLGDRLLAINGVSLKGKTLSEAIRLLQSAGDTVVLKISKKEKHRGHEQGNKPSSRSQSPSRFGRGTAHYDADHIATPVMIQTNGDSWEGSGMDTGYHSNHTHHSRSHSPKTSRSRRSSMSPSRRSNRPRRVHNSSHSTSPNDASEDELDERRRAFVNGGNGPYPVDILSSDQDDSYAHSQHSYHPHEAQIAKHREFLRQLEASFLNTDQFTSSEMRRAGSVGHGYYPNQPSTIGGRKPSTSSLQMYSDSSHSYTLPPHAPTSGGGYNQFESFSSKSESVNTTHQNALNQNDASHLGDESTVSDPPNAAPVELHKVSLMKDSDVEDFGFSVSDGISDKGVFVNTVRPGGPASRSGNVKPFDRILQINQTRTHDFDCCMVVPLITDSGNKLELVVSRNPLAKQQNGEDEGSWSGVENGHFVQMQPAAAAQF from the exons GTGGCATAGACAAAGATGGCCGCCCCAGAGTTACCAACATGCGTCCAGGAGGCGTAGCACATCGCAGTGATGTACTTCAGACTGGAGATTTTATCACAGCAGTCAACAATGTGAAGACTGCTACTCTTAGACACGACGAGGTCATCACACTCTTAAAGAATGCTGGAAACAAGGTCTCTCTTGAGATTGAATATGAGCTCCCTGGATATG CTCCCATGAGTCCATCAACGGGTTATTCGAAGACTTTAGATGTTAGATTGACCAGAGAGGATGGTAGCTATGGATTCACCATCAGGGGCGGAGTCAATGCTACCAGTTCTAAGACACGCCCACTGGTTGTGACTCACATCAGACCGGGTGGACCAAGTGATAG GGAGGGGTCATTGAAGGTTGGTGATAGATTGGTTGCCGTGGAGACAACAAACCTAAGTCAAGCATCTCACATGGAAGCACTCAACATCATTAGGCAAGGAGGAAATACAGCTGTGCTTAGATTTGAATATGATGTCTCCATCATGG AGGCAGTAAAGAATGCTACTGGTCCACTTCTGGTTGAAGTCTCCAAAACTCCTGGTGCACATCTAGGTGTGGGACTGAGCTCCATTCCAAGAAATGGAAAGTCTGTGATAATCATAGACAACCTCAAACCTGCTAGTATAGCAGATAg ATGTGGTGCTCTTCATGTTGGTGATGAGATCTTGACCATAGATGGATTGACCACTACTCATATGGGTGTAGCTGAAGCTATGAAGCTATTAGCATCTGGCACAGAGCAGGTCAAGCTTGAGATACTACCGGTCAGCCAAATGACCCCTAGATTGACCTATCATAGAGATATGCAGAAAATGGGAG GTCAAGCATCCCGATCTACAACCCCGTTGATGCCAGGTTATAGCCACAGTAGCCTATCAAGGGTAGGAACAATGAACTCACAAAACACAAGGCAGCAAAGCAGTACGCTGGCACGGAAACTCAGATCAAAAGGGCATAAGACAGGATCAATGT TATCTTTAGCATCAACCATCAACGGCCTTTCATCACCTCAAGTATGCCACACAGACACTGTAGAAGTAACCTTATACTCTAGGACAGGTGACTATGGAATTCAGCTACAGAGTGGTGTCTTTGCTACAGAGATCCTCGGCTCTCCTGCTGTTGTTGGCTTTGTAGAACCAGGTGGAAAGGCTGAGAA GAGTGGTGTAATGCAGGCCGGTGATCGTTTGATTGCAATCAATGGTAGTTATACTGAAGATATGACAGCGGATGAAGCTAACCATATCCTGAGGGAAAGTGCACCACAGGTCACCTTAGAAATAGAGTTTGATATTGCAG agtctGTTGTTCCTAGCAGTGGTGTCTTTAATGTCAAGTTGCCTGTTAGTGAAATGGGTCTTGGTATAACACTTACAA gtCTTAAACACAGAAAGTTAGGTGATGGGCTTCTTATATCAACAGTAAAGAAGGGCAGTGTAGCAAACAG GAGTGGTACATTAGAACCTGGAGATCAAGTCCTTGCCATAGATGATATCCATTTAGACAGTATTACAGTAGAAGAAGCCATGCATCTATTGGCTCAGGCAGATGAAATCGTCAAACTCAAAGTCAAGAAGAATGAGGCTTATTCAG ATGAGCCTGATGTAAGTGGTGCAATATCTTACTCAGTGGAGCTTGTTAGACACGGCGGTCCGCTGGGTATTACAATCTCAGGAACAGAAGAACCTTTTGATCCTGTTATTATCTCAGGGCTCACAGAGAATGGTCTTGCTGAAAG GACTGGTGCTATTCATTTGGGTGACCGTCTGTTAGCCATCAATGGTGTATCACTGAAGGGTAAGACTCTGTCTGAAGCAATACGTCTTCTACAGTCTGCAGGGGATACAGTGGTCCTCAAGATCAGCAAGAAGGAAAAGCATCGAGGCCATGAACAG GGAAACAAACCATCATCTAGAAGCCAGAGTCCTAGTAGGTTTGGTAGAGGAACTGCACACTATGATGCAGACCACATCGCTACACCTGTCATGATACAGACCAATGGAGACTCATGGGAAGGATCGGGTATGGACACTGGTTACCATAGTAACCACACTCATCACTCTCGCTCTCACTCACCAAAGACTAGCCGTTCCCGACGTAGCAGCATGTCACCTTCAAGAAGGAGCAATCGCCCGAGGAGGGTGCACAATTCATCACACTCCACATCCCCCAATGATGCAAGCGAGGATGAGCTTGATGAGCGGCGGAGGGCTTTTGTAAATGGCGGCAATGGTCCTTATCCAGTCGATATCCTGAGTTCAGATCAAGATGACAGTTATGCCCATTCCCAGCACAGTTACCATCCACATGAAGCGCAGATCGCCAAACACAGAGAGTTCCTTCGTCAGCTTGAAGCTAGTTTCCTCAACACCGATCAGTTCACATCAAGTGAGATGCGACGTGCTGGTAGCGTTGGTCATGGCTACTACCCCAATCAACCAAGCACCATAGGAGGACGTAAACCAAGCACCAGCTCACTTCAGATGTACAGCGATTCTTCTCATAGCTACACCCTTCCACCCCATGCCCCTACCAGTGGGGGTGGGTACAACCAGTTTGAGAGTTTTAGTTCCAAGAGTGAGAGTGTGAACACAACGCACCAGAATGCATTAAATCAGAACGATGCCTCACACTTGGGGGATGAGTCAACAGTATCTGATCCACCGAATGCTGCACCAGTAGAGCTTCACAAGGTATCTCTGATGAAGGACAGTGATGTAGAGGACTTTGGATTCAGTGTATCTGATGGTATTTCAGACAAGGGTGTGTTTGTGAATACTGTAAGACCAGGTGGACCTGCTTCACGTAGTGGCAATGTCAAACCATTTGATAGGATACTGCAG ATCAACCAGACGAGAACCCATGACTTTGATTGTTGCATGGTTGTACCTCTCATCACAGACTCCGGTAACAAACTAGAATTGGTTGTTAGTCGTAACCCGCTGGCCAAACAACAGAATGGTGAGGACGAAGGGTCATGGTCTGGTGTTGAGAATGGTCATTTTGTTCAGATGCAACCTGCTGCTGCTGCACAATTCTAA
- the LOC121410917 gene encoding glutamate receptor-interacting protein 2-like isoform X2: MSKTSCFPKSRRTDDDSRKGKAKTSQELALQNEVSTIPEEVRAYSIVELEKSPGVGFGLTISGGIDKDGRPRVTNMRPGGVAHRSDVLQTGDFITAVNNVKTATLRHDEVITLLKNAGNKVSLEIEYELPGYAPMSPSTGYSKTLDVRLTREDGSYGFTIRGGVNATSSKTRPLVVTHIRPGGPSDREGSLKVGDRLVAVETTNLSQASHMEALNIIRQGGNTAVLRFEYDVSIMEAVKNATGPLLVEVSKTPGAHLGVGLSSIPRNGKSVIIIDNLKPASIADRCGALHVGDEILTIDGLTTTHMGVAEAMKLLASGTEQVKLEILPVSQMTPRLTYHRDMQKMGGQASRSTTPLMPGYSHSSLSRVGTMNSQNTRQQSSTLARKLRSKGHKTGSMLSLASTINGLSSPQVCHTDTVEVTLYSRTGDYGIQLQSGVFATEILGSPAVVGFVEPGGKAEKSGVMQAGDRLIAINGSYTEDMTADEANHILRESAPQVTLEIEFDIAESVVPSSGVFNVKLPVSEMGLGITLTSLKHRKLGDGLLISTVKKGSVANRSGTLEPGDQVLAIDDIHLDSITVEEAMHLLAQADEIVKLKVKKNEAYSDEPDVSGAISYSVELVRHGGPLGITISGTEEPFDPVIISGLTENGLAERTGAIHLGDRLLAINGVSLKGKTLSEAIRLLQSAGDTVVLKISKKEKHRGHEQGNKPSSRSQSPSRFGRGTAHYDADHIATPVMIQTNGDSWEGSGMDTGYHSNHTHHSRSHSPKTSRSRRSSMSPSRRSNRPRRVHNSSHSTSPNDASEDELDERRRAFVNGGNGPYPVDILSSDQDDSYAHSQHSYHPHEAQIAKHREFLRQLEASFLNTDQFTSSEMRRAGSVGHGYYPNQPSTIGGRKPSTSSLQMYSDSSHSYTLPPHAPTSGGGYNQFESFSSKSESVNTTHQNALNQNDASHLGDESTVSDPPNAAPVELHKVSLMKDSDVEDFGFSVSDGISDKGVFVNTVRPGGPASRSGNVKPFDRILQINQTRTHDFDCCMVVPLITDSGNKLELVVSRNPLAKQQNGEDEGSWSGVENGHFVQMQPAAAAQF; this comes from the exons GTGGCATAGACAAAGATGGCCGCCCCAGAGTTACCAACATGCGTCCAGGAGGCGTAGCACATCGCAGTGATGTACTTCAGACTGGAGATTTTATCACAGCAGTCAACAATGTGAAGACTGCTACTCTTAGACACGACGAGGTCATCACACTCTTAAAGAATGCTGGAAACAAGGTCTCTCTTGAGATTGAATATGAGCTCCCTGGATATG CTCCCATGAGTCCATCAACGGGTTATTCGAAGACTTTAGATGTTAGATTGACCAGAGAGGATGGTAGCTATGGATTCACCATCAGGGGCGGAGTCAATGCTACCAGTTCTAAGACACGCCCACTGGTTGTGACTCACATCAGACCGGGTGGACCAAGTGATAG GGAGGGGTCATTGAAGGTTGGTGATAGATTGGTTGCCGTGGAGACAACAAACCTAAGTCAAGCATCTCACATGGAAGCACTCAACATCATTAGGCAAGGAGGAAATACAGCTGTGCTTAGATTTGAATATGATGTCTCCATCATGG AGGCAGTAAAGAATGCTACTGGTCCACTTCTGGTTGAAGTCTCCAAAACTCCTGGTGCACATCTAGGTGTGGGACTGAGCTCCATTCCAAGAAATGGAAAGTCTGTGATAATCATAGACAACCTCAAACCTGCTAGTATAGCAGATAg ATGTGGTGCTCTTCATGTTGGTGATGAGATCTTGACCATAGATGGATTGACCACTACTCATATGGGTGTAGCTGAAGCTATGAAGCTATTAGCATCTGGCACAGAGCAGGTCAAGCTTGAGATACTACCGGTCAGCCAAATGACCCCTAGATTGACCTATCATAGAGATATGCAGAAAATGGGAG GTCAAGCATCCCGATCTACAACCCCGTTGATGCCAGGTTATAGCCACAGTAGCCTATCAAGGGTAGGAACAATGAACTCACAAAACACAAGGCAGCAAAGCAGTACGCTGGCACGGAAACTCAGATCAAAAGGGCATAAGACAGGATCAATGT TATCTTTAGCATCAACCATCAACGGCCTTTCATCACCTCAAGTATGCCACACAGACACTGTAGAAGTAACCTTATACTCTAGGACAGGTGACTATGGAATTCAGCTACAGAGTGGTGTCTTTGCTACAGAGATCCTCGGCTCTCCTGCTGTTGTTGGCTTTGTAGAACCAGGTGGAAAGGCTGAGAA GAGTGGTGTAATGCAGGCCGGTGATCGTTTGATTGCAATCAATGGTAGTTATACTGAAGATATGACAGCGGATGAAGCTAACCATATCCTGAGGGAAAGTGCACCACAGGTCACCTTAGAAATAGAGTTTGATATTGCAG agtctGTTGTTCCTAGCAGTGGTGTCTTTAATGTCAAGTTGCCTGTTAGTGAAATGGGTCTTGGTATAACACTTACAA gtCTTAAACACAGAAAGTTAGGTGATGGGCTTCTTATATCAACAGTAAAGAAGGGCAGTGTAGCAAACAG GAGTGGTACATTAGAACCTGGAGATCAAGTCCTTGCCATAGATGATATCCATTTAGACAGTATTACAGTAGAAGAAGCCATGCATCTATTGGCTCAGGCAGATGAAATCGTCAAACTCAAAGTCAAGAAGAATGAGGCTTATTCAG ATGAGCCTGATGTAAGTGGTGCAATATCTTACTCAGTGGAGCTTGTTAGACACGGCGGTCCGCTGGGTATTACAATCTCAGGAACAGAAGAACCTTTTGATCCTGTTATTATCTCAGGGCTCACAGAGAATGGTCTTGCTGAAAG GACTGGTGCTATTCATTTGGGTGACCGTCTGTTAGCCATCAATGGTGTATCACTGAAGGGTAAGACTCTGTCTGAAGCAATACGTCTTCTACAGTCTGCAGGGGATACAGTGGTCCTCAAGATCAGCAAGAAGGAAAAGCATCGAGGCCATGAACAG GGAAACAAACCATCATCTAGAAGCCAGAGTCCTAGTAGGTTTGGTAGAGGAACTGCACACTATGATGCAGACCACATCGCTACACCTGTCATGATACAGACCAATGGAGACTCATGGGAAGGATCGGGTATGGACACTGGTTACCATAGTAACCACACTCATCACTCTCGCTCTCACTCACCAAAGACTAGCCGTTCCCGACGTAGCAGCATGTCACCTTCAAGAAGGAGCAATCGCCCGAGGAGGGTGCACAATTCATCACACTCCACATCCCCCAATGATGCAAGCGAGGATGAGCTTGATGAGCGGCGGAGGGCTTTTGTAAATGGCGGCAATGGTCCTTATCCAGTCGATATCCTGAGTTCAGATCAAGATGACAGTTATGCCCATTCCCAGCACAGTTACCATCCACATGAAGCGCAGATCGCCAAACACAGAGAGTTCCTTCGTCAGCTTGAAGCTAGTTTCCTCAACACCGATCAGTTCACATCAAGTGAGATGCGACGTGCTGGTAGCGTTGGTCATGGCTACTACCCCAATCAACCAAGCACCATAGGAGGACGTAAACCAAGCACCAGCTCACTTCAGATGTACAGCGATTCTTCTCATAGCTACACCCTTCCACCCCATGCCCCTACCAGTGGGGGTGGGTACAACCAGTTTGAGAGTTTTAGTTCCAAGAGTGAGAGTGTGAACACAACGCACCAGAATGCATTAAATCAGAACGATGCCTCACACTTGGGGGATGAGTCAACAGTATCTGATCCACCGAATGCTGCACCAGTAGAGCTTCACAAGGTATCTCTGATGAAGGACAGTGATGTAGAGGACTTTGGATTCAGTGTATCTGATGGTATTTCAGACAAGGGTGTGTTTGTGAATACTGTAAGACCAGGTGGACCTGCTTCACGTAGTGGCAATGTCAAACCATTTGATAGGATACTGCAG ATCAACCAGACGAGAACCCATGACTTTGATTGTTGCATGGTTGTACCTCTCATCACAGACTCCGGTAACAAACTAGAATTGGTTGTTAGTCGTAACCCGCTGGCCAAACAACAGAATGGTGAGGACGAAGGGTCATGGTCTGGTGTTGAGAATGGTCATTTTGTTCAGATGCAACCTGCTGCTGCTGCACAATTCTAA